TGGTGCGGTCGAGAGGGTCTGCGATTACGGTCTCGACGGCGGCTCCGGGGCGGCGTGGCCGGTCCGAAGAGGTACGCGCGCGGGGCGCGGGTTCCTTCTTTCGGCCCCCACGATTGAAGTGCGTTCGCTCGATAAGGTTCCCGAGGGGGGAGGCTGCCTTCGGGCGTCTCTCGAGACAGGGGTGACGCGCGCGCGGGGGGAACCCTCTCGACGTGTACCTCTACCTGCTCCGCTGCGCCGATGACACGCTCTACTGCGGCATCGCCGTCGACCCGCAGAAGCGCCTCGCCCAGCATCTGCAGGGGAAGGGGTCGCGCTATGTGGCCTCACGCCTTCCCGCGGCGCTCGTCTATCGCGAAGGGCCGTTCGAGACCCGAGGCGACGCGCTGCGCCGCGAGCTTCAGGTGAAGGGGCTCAGCCGCGCCGAGAAGCTGCGTCTGATCGATGGGCCACGC
Above is a window of Pseudomonadota bacterium DNA encoding:
- a CDS encoding GIY-YIG nuclease family protein; this encodes MYLYLLRCADDTLYCGIAVDPQKRLAQHLQGKGSRYVASRLPAALVYREGPFETRGDALRRELQVKGLSRAEKLRLIDGPRSPGSSPPPQPR